The segment CCATACGATCACAGAGTTCTTCCACGTCGGCCAGCAGGTGGGTGGAAAAAAAGAGGGTATGTCCTTGGGCTTTCATGGCCATGAGGCGTCGTTTCAGAAGAACCCGGGCCTTGGGGTCGAGACCGCTCATGGGTTCATCCAGCAGCAGCAGCTCCTTGCCACTTAAAAAACAGGCTGCCAGCCCCAGCTTTTGGGTCATGCCCTTGGAAAAAGCCCGCACCGGTCGATCCAATGCCGCCAGGGGCAGATCCAGGGATTCGAACAGTTCGACCGATTTATCTTCCTGGTAGGGCACTTCGTGGAGGCGACACATGAAGGTGAGAAAGTCCCGGCCCTTGAAAAAATAGGGAGGCACAAATCGTTCTGGCAGATAAGCCAGGCGCTTGCGGGCTTGGGGCAGCTTGTGGGAGAGGCCAAAAATATCGATTTCCCCCCCATCCATCTCCATAAAATCCAGCAATCCCTTGATCAGAGTCGTTTTACCCACTCCGTTGGCACCCACCAGGGCAAAGGATTCGCCGGGTTTGATGCTGAACTCTACCCCAGATAGAACCCGCTGTTTACCAAAGGATTTTTCCACTCCCTGAAAGGTCAAGGCGTCGGTCACTTGGAAAACCTCAAAAAAAAGGGACCCGGAAATAAATAGGGACCCGGACAAAACAAAGGGTGACTACGCTCAAAACGTAGCCACCCTTTGATCGATTCAGCACCGAACGGATTCGGATTTTGCGTCCTCTTCCCAGAAACTAGAAGAGATGCACAGCGCCGCAGTTGTCATACTGGCTCAACACATCGTAGTGGTCGACGTCGTTGGTAGAGTCTTTAGCTGGACCTCGGGGTGGGCCTGGAGGCCCGGCAGAACCAGCACTGACAGCACCGGATGCCACACACTCAGACCCGGTGTCGGCTTCGGAACCGAGAGTTTGGTTACCACCTTCCGTATCTGTCGCGTAGCGGTCACCGATGCGGAAAGAGCCGGTTGTGGGGGCGGCATCGTCCATTTTCCGATCCATTTCGGAGAGCACGCTCACGGGAACCAGGTTACCCGCGATCAGCTGGTGGGAGCGGGCGTCCATCGATCCATCACCGGTGAAGGTCGGGAGGGTTTCAGCAGCCGCTTCGTCATAGGGGGTGTAGGCTTCGTCGGTGTAGGCGAAGAAGAGGGGTCCACCGTAGACATTGGTCATGCAGGATTGAACCCCACACTCCCAGGTGTCTTCGTTGATGCTCAGGTTGTCGACGGAGTCGTCCGCAGCGGAGACATAGCTGCCGGTGACAAATCCGGAAGAGGCCAGATGCTTCCATACCAGAGCCAGTTCCGCTTCACGATCATCGGAAGTGGAGTCGCCAGCCAGCATGGGGTCACCACCTACGCGGCCATTGCCGTCACCGTCGTCACTGGAGGACGGGGTGGGGTTGTCGCCGGTATCAGCGACGGTGCCGTCAATGTTGTCCGTTGCTTGACTGAAGTCACCAGGCAGCGCCATGAAGCGATCCTGGAAGCCCAGGATGGCGGCTTTTACAGCGCTGCCCTGGTCGATCAGGTTATGGACTCGGGCGTTTTTGATCATCTCCTGCCCTTTGAGTACACCGCCAAGCAGAAGTCCGATGATCACCACTACGATGGCAATTTCGATAAGGGTAAACCCTGCTTCCTGTTTCGATCTATTCAAGTCTTTCATTGCTAAACTTCCTCCTCCGAGAGATGCTTCCGGGTCATTTTTATGCGGAATGCTGTGTATTTGTCACTCAAATTTGTTAATGCATACAAGCTCCATGTGTCTCTATTTGCAACTGGGTGTGGCAGAGAGATAGACCGCGTATCCGAGCCTGATTTGAAGAGTAGGCGGGCGCTGTTTGTTATCCCCATCTTATTTCAACATATTTTACCAACTATTTCCAAAAAAAAATGATTAATGGCAGAAAAAAAACAGGCTG is part of the Magnetococcales bacterium genome and harbors:
- a CDS encoding ABC transporter ATP-binding protein; the encoded protein is MTFQGVEKSFGKQRVLSGVEFSIKPGESFALVGANGVGKTTLIKGLLDFMEMDGGEIDIFGLSHKLPQARKRLAYLPERFVPPYFFKGRDFLTFMCRLHEVPYQEDKSVELFESLDLPLAALDRPVRAFSKGMTQKLGLAACFLSGKELLLLDEPMSGLDPKARVLLKRRLMAMKAQGHTLFFSTHLLADVEELCDRMAILHDNHLRFLGTHQECRELYPGETMEQSFIHCIQSTQKA
- a CDS encoding prepilin-type N-terminal cleavage/methylation domain-containing protein, whose product is MKDLNRSKQEAGFTLIEIAIVVVIIGLLLGGVLKGQEMIKNARVHNLIDQGSAVKAAILGFQDRFMALPGDFSQATDNIDGTVADTGDNPTPSSSDDGDGNGRVGGDPMLAGDSTSDDREAELALVWKHLASSGFVTGSYVSAADDSVDNLSINEDTWECGVQSCMTNVYGGPLFFAYTDEAYTPYDEAAAETLPTFTGDGSMDARSHQLIAGNLVPVSVLSEMDRKMDDAAPTTGSFRIGDRYATDTEGGNQTLGSEADTGSECVASGAVSAGSAGPPGPPRGPAKDSTNDVDHYDVLSQYDNCGAVHLF